From Pan paniscus chromosome 6, NHGRI_mPanPan1-v2.0_pri, whole genome shotgun sequence, one genomic window encodes:
- the MOSPD3 gene encoding motile sperm domain-containing protein 3 isoform X1, with the protein MRRGAPQDQELVGPGPPGRGSRGAPPPLGPVVPVLVFPPDLVFRADQRSGPRQLLTLYNPTGTALRFRVLCTAPAKYTVFDAEGYVKPQSCIDIVIRHVAPIPSHYDVQDRFRIELSEEGAEGRVVGRKDITSVLRAPAYPLELQGQPDPAPHPGPPAGTPPPTTRHFQEHPRQQLATSSFLLFLLTGIVSVAFLLLPLQDELGSQLPQVLHVSLGQKLVAAYVLGLLTMVFLRT; encoded by the exons ATGCGCCGTGGGGCGCCCCAGGACCAGGAGCTGGTGGGTCCGGGGCCCCCTGGGCGGGGGTCCCGGGGCGCCCCTCCTCCCTTGGGACCCGTTGTCCCGGTCCTGGTCTTTCCCCCGGATCTAGTATTCAGGGCGGACCAGCGGAGCGGACCCCGACAGCTGCTGACCCTCTATAACCCCACAGGAACTGCGCTTCGCTTCCGAG TCCTGTGCACAGCACCTGCCAAATACACGGTGTTTGACGCAGAGGGATATGTGAAGCCCCAGTCTTGCATTGACAT TGTGATTCGCCATGTGGCACCCATTCCCAGCCACTATGATGTCCAGGACCGCTTCCGCATTGAGCTGTCTGAGGAAGGAGCTGAGGGCCGAGTGGTGGGACGCAAGGACATTACCTCCGTTCTGAGAGCCCCAGCGTACCCCCTTGAGCTTCAGGGACAGCCAGATCCAGCGCCTCACCCAGGGCCTCCTGCTGGGACACCACCACCCACGACCAGACACTTCCAGGAGC ACCCCCGCCAGCAACTGGCCACcagctccttcctcctcttcttgctGACGGGGATTGTGTCTGTGGCCTTCCTGCTGCTCCCACTCCAGGACGAACTCGGCAGCCAGCTGCCTCAAGTCCTGCACGTCTCCCTGGGACAAAAGTTGGTGGCCGCCTACGTCTTGG GCCTCCTCACCATGGTGTTCCTCCGGACCTGA
- the MOSPD3 gene encoding motile sperm domain-containing protein 3 isoform X2 has protein sequence MRRGAPQDQELVGPGPPGRGSRGAPPPLGPVVPVLVFPPDLVFRADQRSGPRQLLTLYNPTGTALRFRVLCTAPAKYTVFDAEGYVKPQSCIDIHYDVQDRFRIELSEEGAEGRVVGRKDITSVLRAPAYPLELQGQPDPAPHPGPPAGTPPPTTRHFQEHPRQQLATSSFLLFLLTGIVSVAFLLLPLQDELGSQLPQVLHVSLGQKLVAAYVLGLLTMVFLRT, from the exons ATGCGCCGTGGGGCGCCCCAGGACCAGGAGCTGGTGGGTCCGGGGCCCCCTGGGCGGGGGTCCCGGGGCGCCCCTCCTCCCTTGGGACCCGTTGTCCCGGTCCTGGTCTTTCCCCCGGATCTAGTATTCAGGGCGGACCAGCGGAGCGGACCCCGACAGCTGCTGACCCTCTATAACCCCACAGGAACTGCGCTTCGCTTCCGAG TCCTGTGCACAGCACCTGCCAAATACACGGTGTTTGACGCAGAGGGATATGTGAAGCCCCAGTCTTGCATTGACAT CCACTATGATGTCCAGGACCGCTTCCGCATTGAGCTGTCTGAGGAAGGAGCTGAGGGCCGAGTGGTGGGACGCAAGGACATTACCTCCGTTCTGAGAGCCCCAGCGTACCCCCTTGAGCTTCAGGGACAGCCAGATCCAGCGCCTCACCCAGGGCCTCCTGCTGGGACACCACCACCCACGACCAGACACTTCCAGGAGC ACCCCCGCCAGCAACTGGCCACcagctccttcctcctcttcttgctGACGGGGATTGTGTCTGTGGCCTTCCTGCTGCTCCCACTCCAGGACGAACTCGGCAGCCAGCTGCCTCAAGTCCTGCACGTCTCCCTGGGACAAAAGTTGGTGGCCGCCTACGTCTTGG GCCTCCTCACCATGGTGTTCCTCCGGACCTGA
- the PCOLCE gene encoding procollagen C-endopeptidase enhancer 1: MLPAATASLLGPLLTACALLPFAQGQTPNYTRPVFLCGGDVKGESGYVASEGFPNLYPPNKECIWTITVPEGQTVSLSFRVFDLELHPACRYDALEVFAGSGTSGQRLGRFCGTFRPAPLVAPGNQVALRMTTDEGTGGRGFLLWYSGRATSGTEHQFCGGRLEKAQGTLTTPNWPESDYPPGISCSWHIIAPPDQVIALTFEKFDLEPDTYCRYDSVSVFNGAVSDDSRRLGKFCGDAVPGSISSEGNELLVQFVSDLSVTADGFSASYKTLPRGTAKEGQGPGPKPGTEPKVKLPPKSQPPEKTEESPSAPDAPTCPKQCRRTGTLQSNFCASSLVVTATVKSMVREPGEGLAVTVSLIGAYKTGGLDLPSPPTGASLKFYVPCKQCPPMKKGVSYLLMGQVEENRGPVLPPESFVVLHRPNQDQILTNLSKRKCPSQPVRAAASQD, translated from the exons ATGCTGCCTGCAgccacagcctccctcctggggcCCCTCCTCACTGCCTGCGCCCTGCTGCCTTTTGCCCAGGGCCAGACCCCCAACTACACCAG ACCCGTGTTCCTGTGCGGAGGGGATGTGAAGGGGGAATCAGGTTACGTGGCAAGTGAGGGGTTCCCCAACCTCTACCCCCCTAATAAGGAGTGCATCTGGACCATAACG GTCCCCGAGGGCCAGACTGTGTCCCTCTCATTCCGAGTCTTCGACCTGGAGCTGCACCCCGCCTGCCGCTACGATGCTCTGGAGGTCTTCGCTGGGTCTGGGACTTCCGGCCAGCGGCTCGGACGCTTTTGTGGGACCTTCCGGCCTGCGCCCCTAGTCGCCCCCGGCAACCAGGTGGCCCTGAGGATGACGACGGATGAGGGCACAGGAGGACGAGGCTTCCTGCTCTGGTACAGCGGGCGGGCCACCTCGGGCACTG agCACCAATTTTGCGGGGGGCGGCTGGAGAAGGCCCAGGGAACCCTGACCACGCCCAACTGGCCCGAGTCCGATTACCCCCCGGGCATCAGCTGTTCCTGGCACATCATCGCGCCCCCGGACCAG GTCATCGCGCTGACCTTCGAGAAGTTTGACCTGGAGCCGGACACCTACTGCCGCTATGACTCGGTCAGCGTGTTCAACGGAGCCGTGAGCGACGACTCCCGGAGGCTGGGGAAGTTCTGCGGCGACGCAGTCCCGGG CTCCATCTCCTCCGAAGGGAATGAACTCCTCGTCCAGTTCGTCTCAGATCTCAGTGTCACCGCTGATGGCTTCTCAGCCTCCTACAAGACCCTGCCGCGGGGCACTGCCAAAGAAGGGCAAGGGCCTGGCCCCAAACCGGGAACTGAGCCCAAAGTCAAGCTGCCCCCCAAGTCCCAACCTCCAGAGAAAACAGAGGAATCTCCTTCAGCCCCTG ATGCACCCACCTGCCCAAAGCAGTGCCGCCGGACAGGCACCTTGCAGAGCAACTTCTGTGCCAGCAGCCTTG TGGTGACTGCGACAGTGAAGTCCATGGTTCGGGAGCCAGGGGAGGGCCTTGCCGTGACTGTCAGTCTTATTGGTGCTTATAAAACTGGAGGACTGGACCTGCCTTCTCCACCCACTGGTGCCTCCCTGAAGTTTTATGTGCCTTGCAAGCAGTGCCCCCCCATGAAGAAAG GAGTCAGTTATCTGCTGATGGGCCAGGTAGAAGAGAACAGAGGCCCCGTCCTTCCTCCAGAGAGCTTTGTGGTTCTCCACCGGCCCAACCAGGACCAGATCCTCACCAACCTAAGCAAGAGGAAGTGCCCCTCTCAACCTGTGCGGGCTGCTGCATCCCAGGACTGA